The Streptomonospora litoralis genome window below encodes:
- a CDS encoding PAS domain-containing protein has protein sequence MPENLADLQREIAELSDRAAALRSTHTMYPDDSADTAEAALAELGFADQLLQDCGRNLAAAAESSAPRRSNGDDERAVLRAVFTQLSVPVVLLDHEGYIRRVNAIGADRMGSSGGYLSGKPFSNFVDLRRRAAMRSRLAAVLRSGEPASFESRLAQRGWAEDVHLTLTRLEVPTEAAPLVLVVMSPPLASAEDEGPPPLEPEVEDQVVVLAARRLDVLTRMTRLLLASAGPGGAGRPLALDDAAALLADSYADWVIVDVCDLPDSADQARRAVVAGPAGDDEQRALVESLDPLRSEVPRDVLKNGNSVLNQLIEDETVLGRGGGAPMLSALGAGSLMCVPLKGSRGVRGALTLIRRSNRGSFRLADLGLIEEIGEHIGLALPPRAAR, from the coding sequence GTGCCGGAGAACCTCGCCGACCTGCAGCGCGAGATCGCCGAACTGAGCGATCGCGCGGCGGCCCTGCGCAGCACGCACACCATGTATCCCGACGACTCCGCCGACACCGCCGAAGCGGCGCTCGCCGAACTCGGCTTCGCCGACCAGTTGCTGCAGGACTGCGGGCGGAACCTCGCCGCGGCGGCGGAGTCCAGCGCACCGCGCAGGTCCAACGGCGACGACGAGCGCGCGGTGCTGCGCGCCGTCTTCACCCAGTTGAGCGTGCCCGTGGTGCTGCTCGACCACGAGGGCTACATCCGCCGGGTGAACGCGATCGGCGCCGACCGCATGGGCAGCTCCGGCGGCTACCTCTCCGGCAAGCCGTTCTCCAACTTCGTCGACCTGCGGCGCCGTGCTGCGATGCGCTCGCGCCTGGCGGCGGTGCTGCGCAGCGGAGAGCCCGCCTCCTTCGAGTCGCGGCTGGCGCAGCGCGGGTGGGCCGAGGACGTGCACCTGACGCTGACCCGCCTGGAGGTCCCCACCGAGGCCGCTCCGCTTGTGCTCGTGGTGATGTCTCCGCCGCTGGCGAGCGCGGAGGACGAGGGCCCGCCGCCGCTGGAGCCCGAGGTCGAGGACCAGGTGGTGGTATTGGCCGCGCGCCGGCTCGACGTGCTGACGCGGATGACGCGGCTGCTGCTGGCCAGCGCGGGTCCCGGCGGCGCGGGACGCCCGCTGGCGCTGGACGACGCCGCGGCGCTGCTGGCCGACTCCTACGCCGACTGGGTGATCGTCGACGTGTGCGACCTGCCCGACAGCGCCGATCAGGCCCGCCGCGCGGTCGTGGCCGGCCCTGCGGGCGACGACGAACAGCGCGCCCTGGTGGAGTCGCTGGATCCGCTGCGCTCGGAGGTCCCGCGCGATGTGCTGAAGAACGGCAACTCGGTGCTCAACCAGCTCATCGAGGACGAGACCGTCCTGGGCCGGGGCGGCGGCGCCCCGATGCTCAGCGCGCTCGGCGCGGGCTCGTTGATGTGCGTCCCGCTCAAGGGCAGCCGCGGCGTCCGCGGTGCCCTGACGCTGATCCGCCGCAGCAACCGAGGCAGCTTCAGGCTGGCCGACCTGGGTCTCATCGAGGAGATCGGCGAGCACATCGGGCTCGCCCTGCCGCCGCGCGCGGCCCGGTGA
- a CDS encoding ANTAR domain-containing response regulator, with the protein MWVDRLAREIGALGQAETSSTERALDRMSAAAAREVPGCSAALVVLWHDVAPGDDRSEESEEVAGRHVVVDYGASHSDLATAFEHQYTTDEGPTVEAVREMRPVTVGDVLREERWPAYTSMAVQCGDRSSVTYPCELEGEAVTFGVHAGRADAFDAAAATPLLALLAEHAAVALHSADRYTDVAREAAHMRRAMSVRAVIDQAKGIIMHARGCDAEEAFEELRRVAQRNRMKVADVARSLVAEHAESSGR; encoded by the coding sequence ATGTGGGTCGACCGCCTCGCGCGCGAGATCGGCGCGCTGGGCCAGGCCGAGACCTCCAGCACCGAGCGCGCGCTGGACCGGATGAGCGCAGCGGCCGCCCGCGAGGTCCCGGGCTGCTCCGCGGCCCTGGTGGTCCTCTGGCACGATGTGGCACCCGGCGACGACCGCTCCGAGGAGTCGGAGGAAGTGGCCGGCCGCCACGTCGTGGTCGACTACGGCGCCTCCCACTCCGACCTGGCCACGGCCTTCGAGCACCAGTACACGACCGACGAAGGCCCCACGGTCGAGGCGGTCCGCGAGATGCGGCCGGTGACGGTCGGCGACGTGCTGCGGGAGGAGCGCTGGCCCGCCTACACCAGCATGGCCGTCCAATGCGGCGATCGCTCGTCGGTGACCTATCCCTGCGAGCTGGAGGGTGAAGCGGTGACCTTCGGCGTGCACGCCGGCCGCGCCGACGCCTTCGACGCCGCGGCGGCCACCCCGCTGCTGGCGCTGCTCGCCGAGCACGCGGCCGTCGCGCTGCACAGCGCCGACCGCTACACCGACGTGGCCCGCGAGGCCGCCCACATGCGCCGGGCGATGTCGGTGCGCGCCGTCATCGACCAGGCCAAGGGCATCATCATGCACGCCCGCGGCTGTGACGCGGAGGAGGCGTTCGAGGAGCTGCGCCGGGTCGCCCAGCGAAACCGGATGAAGGTCGCAGACGTGGCGCGCAGCCTCGTCGCCGAGCACGCCGAGAGCAGCGGCCGGTAG
- a CDS encoding STAS domain-containing protein produces the protein MATDIPVRSEGDVVVVAPEGELDAVTSPGLADVLDRLLAADPPCRGIVIDLSRVGFCDSRCIGVLVSAYRQARDQGVGLAVAAPQRSVLRLFVIAGIDQVMRIEQDTGHAVETVLA, from the coding sequence GTGGCGACGGATATCCCTGTCCGATCGGAGGGCGATGTCGTGGTGGTCGCACCCGAGGGCGAACTCGACGCCGTCACCTCGCCCGGCCTCGCCGACGTCCTCGACAGGCTGCTGGCGGCGGACCCGCCGTGCCGGGGGATCGTGATCGACCTCTCCCGGGTGGGCTTCTGCGACTCCCGCTGCATCGGCGTGCTCGTGTCGGCCTACCGCCAGGCTCGCGACCAGGGCGTCGGGCTCGCCGTCGCGGCGCCCCAGCGCAGCGTGCTCCGGCTGTTCGTCATCGCCGGCATCGACCAGGTGATGCGCATCGAGCAGGACACCGGCCACGCTGTGGAGACCGTGCTCGCCTGA
- a CDS encoding sensor histidine kinase, with protein sequence MTSRTKSAGTEAERTGGFAHCGVFYSCDQDLSSRVAPRVRAALADGERAVLAVAPRTRAAVLAGLSPADAAAVESVDRAVLYDAPGRTLAALHRCARAEHPLPVLMVGEPPLPAEDPVRLREWHRLDSVLAGALSDTRMRLLCLHDSRVLPPAVLRDVRRTHPLLLSSGDEHGSPDYVEPAVFSARDIDRLLPAPAGELRSLEIGGDLAALRTAVAELAEKAEVREERRGDLVVAVNELAANVVEHGGGAGTVSLWRSPGWVVCDVLDRGGGPTDPLGGYHPADPLSPRGYGLWITRQVCDFMEISGDVHGTVIRLHFRA encoded by the coding sequence ATGACGTCGCGCACGAAGTCGGCGGGAACGGAAGCGGAACGGACCGGAGGGTTCGCGCACTGCGGGGTGTTCTACTCCTGTGACCAGGATCTGAGCAGCCGGGTGGCGCCGCGGGTGCGCGCCGCCCTGGCGGACGGCGAGCGCGCCGTCCTCGCGGTGGCGCCGCGCACCCGCGCCGCGGTCCTGGCCGGGCTGTCCCCTGCCGACGCCGCCGCCGTGGAGTCCGTGGATCGGGCAGTGCTCTACGACGCTCCGGGCCGCACGCTGGCGGCGCTGCACCGGTGTGCGCGGGCCGAACACCCTCTTCCCGTACTGATGGTGGGTGAGCCTCCGCTTCCGGCGGAGGACCCGGTGCGGCTGCGCGAGTGGCACCGGCTGGATTCGGTGCTGGCCGGCGCGCTCTCCGACACCCGGATGCGGCTACTGTGCCTGCACGACAGCCGGGTGCTGCCCCCGGCAGTGCTGCGCGACGTCCGCCGGACCCACCCGCTGCTGCTGAGCAGCGGCGACGAACACGGCAGCCCCGACTACGTCGAACCGGCGGTCTTCAGCGCCCGGGACATCGACCGCCTGCTGCCCGCACCCGCCGGGGAGCTCCGCAGTCTGGAGATCGGCGGTGACCTCGCCGCGCTGCGCACTGCGGTCGCCGAACTCGCCGAGAAGGCCGAGGTCCGCGAGGAGCGCCGCGGGGACCTGGTGGTCGCCGTCAACGAGCTGGCCGCGAACGTGGTCGAGCACGGCGGCGGCGCCGGCACGGTCTCGCTCTGGCGCAGTCCCGGTTGGGTGGTCTGCGACGTGCTGGACCGCGGCGGCGGCCCGACCGACCCGCTGGGCGGCTACCACCCGGCCGACCCGTTGAGCCCGCGCGGCTACGGCCTGTGGATCACCCGGCAGGTGTGCGACTTCATGGAGATCAGCGGCGACGTGCACGGGACAGTGATCCGGCTGCACTTCCGTGCCTGA
- a CDS encoding glycosyltransferase gives MKIAMVAEHTNPLAAHKGEPACGDSVHIAALSRQLAKLGHRVTVYARRHSPALAERSRMGRGVTVEHLAAGPERPLEESAAADHTGDFARELGPRLAEESPDVLHAFGWTSGLAAVSAAQDAAADSEPLPIVQTFHSLNAAEQRAGLSERAHRARIEAAVAGRADHVSVNSSDQRFELARMGLQRDRVSVVPFGVDTDHFSVEGATSAETWSPRKSGCTRLVAVTDLAGGGADALLHTLRRLPDAELTIAAGPAHAELPLDDDARRLELLAKELGVDDRLSLTGPLDRKELPRLLRSADVFVSGSPYEPSGGAVLEAMACGLPVVARGVGSVNEAVLHGTTGTLLRTARPDALARAVRSLAAEPTMATAYGIAGSDRAASRFTWQRVAAETERVYQRACPGGEAELQHAAGDGAH, from the coding sequence GTGAAGATCGCCATGGTCGCCGAGCACACCAACCCCCTCGCCGCGCACAAGGGAGAGCCCGCCTGCGGCGACAGCGTCCACATCGCCGCCCTTTCCCGCCAGCTCGCCAAACTCGGCCACCGCGTGACCGTCTACGCCCGCCGCCACTCCCCCGCCCTGGCCGAACGCTCCCGCATGGGCCGCGGCGTGACCGTCGAGCACCTCGCAGCCGGGCCCGAGCGCCCGCTGGAGGAAAGCGCAGCCGCCGACCACACCGGCGACTTCGCCCGCGAACTGGGCCCGCGGCTCGCCGAGGAGTCCCCCGATGTGCTGCACGCCTTCGGCTGGACCAGCGGACTCGCGGCCGTCTCGGCCGCGCAGGACGCCGCCGCAGACAGCGAACCCCTGCCCATCGTGCAGACGTTCCACTCCCTCAACGCCGCCGAGCAGCGTGCGGGCCTTTCCGAGCGGGCCCACCGCGCCCGCATCGAGGCCGCGGTCGCCGGCCGAGCCGACCACGTTTCGGTGAACTCCTCCGACCAGCGCTTCGAACTGGCGCGGATGGGCCTGCAGCGCGACCGAGTGAGCGTCGTGCCGTTCGGCGTCGACACCGACCACTTCAGTGTCGAGGGCGCCACCTCGGCCGAGACGTGGAGTCCGCGCAAGAGCGGCTGCACCCGGCTGGTTGCGGTGACCGACCTGGCCGGCGGCGGCGCCGACGCGCTCCTGCACACCCTGCGCAGGCTGCCCGACGCCGAGCTGACCATCGCGGCGGGGCCGGCGCATGCGGAGCTGCCCCTCGACGACGACGCGCGGCGCCTGGAGCTGCTCGCCAAGGAGCTCGGCGTCGACGACCGGCTCAGCCTCACCGGCCCGCTCGACCGCAAGGAGCTGCCGCGCCTGCTGCGCTCCGCCGACGTCTTCGTGTCCGGCTCCCCATACGAGCCAAGCGGGGGCGCCGTGCTGGAGGCCATGGCCTGCGGCCTACCGGTGGTGGCCCGCGGCGTCGGGAGCGTAAACGAGGCGGTGCTACACGGGACCACCGGGACGCTGCTGCGCACGGCACGCCCGGACGCGCTGGCCCGCGCGGTTCGCTCGCTCGCCGCCGAGCCGACGATGGCCACCGCCTACGGCATCGCCGGCAGCGACCGCGCGGCCTCCCGCTTCACCTGGCAGCGGGTGGCCGCCGAAACCGAGCGCGTCTACCAGCGGGCATGTCCCGGCGGCGAGGCCGAGCTGCAGCACGCCGCGGGCGATGGTGCACACTGA
- a CDS encoding PP2C family protein-serine/threonine phosphatase, which translates to MGVAGGEVSVTALTHRGAVRSANEDAVVMGALTVASANMTLPVRCVLPVSEPVILAVADGLGGHAAGEIASEHAVHRMAEMSTRLAGPDDVDVLLKNIDEEIKDHATQHTEFSGMGTTVAGLLLNNDGNFWFNVGDSRTYRLEGTRLRQLSQDDSPPLPPSDDGKPVTTNFITQSLGGSGSTAMVPHVGRDHEPDPGTWLMCSDGLSDLVPVEEMERIIAEAGSDEGAVHGLWQAAMEGSGRDNISILLARRV; encoded by the coding sequence ATGGGTGTCGCTGGTGGGGAAGTCTCGGTCACGGCTCTCACACACCGGGGCGCCGTACGCTCGGCCAACGAGGACGCCGTGGTCATGGGTGCGCTCACCGTCGCCAGCGCCAACATGACGCTCCCGGTGCGCTGCGTGCTGCCCGTCAGCGAACCGGTGATCCTCGCTGTCGCCGACGGCCTGGGCGGCCACGCGGCGGGGGAGATCGCCTCCGAGCACGCCGTGCACCGCATGGCCGAGATGAGTACGCGGCTGGCCGGCCCGGACGACGTCGACGTGCTGCTGAAGAACATCGACGAGGAGATCAAGGACCACGCCACCCAGCACACCGAGTTCTCCGGGATGGGCACGACGGTGGCCGGGCTGCTCCTCAACAACGATGGCAATTTCTGGTTCAACGTGGGCGACTCCCGCACGTACCGCTTGGAGGGCACGCGCCTGCGGCAGCTTTCCCAGGACGACTCGCCGCCGCTGCCCCCCTCCGACGACGGCAAGCCCGTCACGACGAACTTCATCACCCAGTCGCTGGGCGGCAGCGGAAGCACCGCGATGGTGCCGCACGTGGGGCGCGACCACGAGCCCGACCCCGGTACCTGGCTGATGTGCAGCGACGGCCTCTCCGACCTCGTGCCGGTGGAGGAGATGGAGCGCATCATCGCCGAGGCGGGCAGCGACGAAGGCGCGGTGCACGGGCTGTGGCAGGCCGCCATGGAGGGCTCGGGCCGCGACAACATCAGCATCCTGCTGGCCCGCCGCGTCTGA